The Deinococcus koreensis genome window below encodes:
- a CDS encoding carotenoid biosynthesis protein, producing MIRLSPTLLRFGLAFAALGVAFLGALLVLADQRAGWALIALGLPLSGLLALAGDSLGRNFAPTLSQRVRTLVAQTRPWMWLVALYVALKIPVPLWPEGFPILGLASTGALFVAALLFVWERENLSKALIMAALAFLVGLGVEVLGSRTGVPFGQYTYAGAPAPTLLGVPLIVPLGWFALTLTASCLSGGRPWLAGLLMMLWDVGLEPLMTAQGYWTWSDPLGLWAGAPLQNFLGWWAVGTFLAWLFTGLAPHLFGLRQPEWAWALPWFARGFPEAAGPSLSLLPRPALSRRGAALGFEVAYPVETFFLPGGLVLVGRYLEAGVTLVAMLGGLALARRVRRG from the coding sequence ATGATTCGCCTCTCCCCCACCCTGCTCCGCTTCGGCCTGGCCTTCGCGGCGCTGGGGGTGGCCTTTCTGGGGGCGCTGCTGGTGCTGGCCGACCAGCGCGCCGGCTGGGCCCTGATCGCCCTCGGGCTGCCCCTCTCCGGCCTGCTGGCACTGGCAGGCGATTCACTGGGACGGAACTTCGCGCCCACCCTGAGCCAGAGAGTCCGGACGCTGGTGGCCCAGACCCGACCCTGGATGTGGCTGGTCGCGCTGTACGTGGCCCTGAAGATTCCCGTTCCGCTGTGGCCTGAAGGCTTTCCGATCCTGGGGCTGGCGAGCACCGGGGCGCTGTTCGTGGCGGCGCTGCTGTTCGTGTGGGAGCGCGAGAACCTGAGCAAGGCGCTGATCATGGCGGCGCTCGCTTTTCTGGTGGGCCTGGGGGTCGAGGTGCTGGGCAGCCGCACGGGCGTCCCCTTCGGCCAGTACACCTACGCCGGGGCGCCGGCCCCCACGCTGCTGGGCGTGCCGCTGATCGTGCCGCTGGGCTGGTTCGCGCTGACCCTGACCGCCAGCTGCCTCTCGGGCGGGCGGCCCTGGCTGGCGGGATTGCTGATGATGCTGTGGGACGTGGGCCTGGAACCGCTGATGACCGCGCAGGGCTACTGGACATGGAGCGACCCGCTGGGGCTGTGGGCCGGGGCACCGCTGCAGAATTTCCTGGGCTGGTGGGCGGTGGGCACCTTCCTGGCGTGGCTGTTCACGGGACTGGCGCCGCACCTGTTCGGCCTCAGGCAGCCGGAGTGGGCCTGGGCGCTGCCCTGGTTCGCGCGGGGCTTCCCGGAGGCGGCCGGGCCGAGCCTGAGCCTGCTGCCGCGCCCGGCCCTGTCGCGCAGGGGAGCGGCGCTGGGCTTCGAGGTCGCCTATCCGGTCGAGACCTTCTTCCTGCCGGGCGGGCTGGTGCTGGTCGGGCGGTATCTGGAGGCCGGGGTGACGCTGGTCGCCATGCTGGGGGGGCTGGCGCTGGCCCGGCGGGTGCGGCGTGGCTGA
- a CDS encoding phytoene desaturase family protein, whose amino-acid sequence MPDFDVIVMGAGHNALVTAAYAAKAGLKVGVFERRHLVGGAVSTEELVPGYRFDYGGSAHILIRMTPVVKELELTRHGLHYLEVDPMFHAYDGETPWFIHRDAGRTARELDALFPGQGEAYLRFLDDWTPFARSVADLFNSAPGPLDMGKMVVSSGKGKDWMEQLPRILKPYGEVAKEYFTDERVRAPLVWMAAQSGPPPSDPLSAPFLLWHPLYHEGGVARPKGGSGGLTQALKRAIESDGGQVFVNAPVKDILVKEGKAQGIRLENGETYTARAVVSGAHILTTAGALPDEFVPDAAKQVRVGNGFGMVLRLALSEKVKYRHHTEPDSRVGLGLLIKNEQQLMKAYGQYLAGEPTSDPPLIAMSFSAVDDSLAPPGGEALWLWAQYYPYELSSGSWETRTAEARESILNAFEHYAPGTRDTIVGELVQTPQWLESNLGLHRGNVMHLEMSFDQMFSFRPWMKASQYRWPGVKGLYLTGASTHPGGGIMGASGRNAARVLVKDLTGRWR is encoded by the coding sequence ATGCCGGATTTTGACGTGATCGTGATGGGCGCGGGCCACAACGCGCTGGTGACCGCCGCCTACGCGGCCAAGGCGGGCCTGAAGGTCGGCGTGTTCGAGCGGCGGCACCTGGTCGGCGGCGCCGTGAGCACCGAGGAACTGGTGCCGGGCTACCGCTTCGACTACGGCGGCAGCGCCCACATCCTGATCCGCATGACGCCGGTGGTGAAAGAGCTGGAGCTGACCCGCCACGGCCTGCACTACCTGGAGGTCGACCCGATGTTCCACGCCTACGACGGCGAGACGCCCTGGTTCATCCACCGCGACGCCGGGCGCACGGCGCGCGAACTCGACGCCCTGTTTCCCGGCCAGGGGGAGGCGTACCTGCGCTTTCTGGACGACTGGACGCCGTTCGCGCGCTCGGTGGCCGACCTCTTCAATTCAGCGCCCGGCCCGCTCGACATGGGCAAGATGGTGGTCAGCTCCGGCAAGGGCAAGGACTGGATGGAACAGCTGCCACGGATTCTGAAGCCCTACGGCGAGGTGGCGAAGGAGTACTTCACCGACGAGCGCGTGCGCGCCCCCCTGGTGTGGATGGCGGCCCAGAGCGGCCCACCCCCCAGCGACCCGCTGAGCGCGCCTTTTCTACTCTGGCACCCGCTGTACCACGAAGGCGGCGTGGCGCGGCCCAAGGGCGGCTCCGGCGGGCTGACCCAGGCGCTGAAGCGGGCCATCGAGTCGGACGGCGGACAGGTTTTCGTGAACGCCCCGGTGAAGGACATCCTGGTGAAAGAGGGCAAGGCCCAGGGCATCCGGCTGGAAAACGGTGAGACCTACACGGCCCGCGCGGTCGTGTCGGGCGCCCACATCCTGACCACGGCGGGCGCGCTGCCGGACGAGTTCGTGCCGGATGCCGCAAAGCAGGTGCGGGTCGGCAACGGCTTCGGCATGGTGCTGCGCCTCGCCCTGAGCGAGAAGGTCAAGTACCGCCACCACACCGAGCCCGACAGCCGCGTGGGCCTGGGCCTGCTGATCAAGAACGAGCAGCAGCTCATGAAGGCCTACGGGCAGTATCTGGCAGGCGAGCCGACCAGTGACCCACCGCTGATCGCCATGAGCTTCTCCGCCGTGGACGACTCGCTGGCTCCCCCCGGCGGCGAGGCCCTGTGGCTGTGGGCGCAGTACTACCCCTACGAGCTGAGCAGCGGCAGCTGGGAAACGCGCACCGCCGAGGCCCGCGAGAGCATCCTGAATGCCTTCGAGCACTACGCGCCGGGCACCCGCGACACCATCGTGGGCGAGCTCGTGCAGACGCCGCAGTGGCTGGAGAGCAACCTCGGCCTGCACCGGGGCAACGTGATGCACCTGGAGATGAGCTTCGACCAGATGTTCTCCTTCCGCCCCTGGATGAAGGCCAGCCAGTACCGCTGGCCGGGCGTGAAAGGGCTGTACCTGACGGGCGCGAGCACGCACCCCGGCGGCGGCATCATGGGCGCCTCGGGCCGCAACGCCGCGCGGGTGCTGGTGAAGGATCTGACGGGGCGGTGGAGGTGA
- a CDS encoding GNAT family N-acetyltransferase, producing MSAFTVRRLRPGDEGALEYVAREETDFTDEAPSPPLAPADARAYLSDPHVWHWHAEDDSGQPVGFLMAYVHRQRHGSALHVMFDEIGVREAWRRRGVGRALLAALHGQMREAGIGEVWVLADNPEAQAFYEACGYEVDELQGVMLTREVSDRSE from the coding sequence ATGTCCGCCTTTACCGTCCGCCGCCTGCGCCCTGGCGACGAGGGGGCGCTGGAGTACGTCGCCCGCGAGGAAACCGACTTCACGGACGAGGCCCCCAGCCCGCCACTCGCCCCTGCGGACGCCCGCGCCTATCTCTCCGACCCCCACGTCTGGCACTGGCACGCCGAGGACGACTCCGGGCAGCCGGTGGGCTTCCTGATGGCGTATGTCCACCGGCAGCGGCACGGTTCCGCCCTGCACGTGATGTTCGACGAGATCGGCGTGCGGGAGGCATGGCGGCGCCGGGGCGTGGGGCGGGCGCTGCTGGCCGCCCTGCATGGCCAGATGCGTGAAGCGGGCATCGGGGAGGTCTGGGTGCTGGCGGACAATCCGGAGGCGCAGGCGTTCTATGAGGCCTGCGGCTACGAGGTCGATGAGCTGCAGGGCGTGATGCTGACCCGCGAGGTGTCCGACAGAAGCGAGTAA
- a CDS encoding GNAT family N-acetyltransferase codes for MSLSVTALSGPELSPFLPDLARLRILVFRAFPYLYDGSAEYEERYLQTYLDAPDALIVLARDGAEVVGASSALPLIQETPQIRTPIGPPEFDPADILYLGESVLRAEYRGRGLGHAFFDQREAHARRLGLGTTAFCAVQRPEDHPARPTPYRSLHAFWAARGYTERPDLHTTLSWQDVGEDHDTPKPMRFWVRRG; via the coding sequence TTGAGCCTGAGCGTCACGGCCCTCAGCGGCCCCGAACTGAGCCCCTTCCTGCCCGATCTGGCCCGCCTGCGGATCCTGGTCTTCCGGGCCTTTCCCTACCTCTACGACGGCAGCGCCGAATACGAGGAGCGCTACTTGCAGACCTACCTGGACGCCCCCGACGCCCTGATCGTGCTGGCCCGCGACGGCGCGGAGGTGGTCGGGGCGAGCAGCGCCCTGCCGCTGATCCAGGAGACGCCGCAGATCCGCACACCCATCGGCCCGCCCGAGTTCGACCCGGCCGACATCCTGTATCTGGGCGAGAGCGTGCTGAGGGCCGAGTACCGGGGCCGCGGCCTGGGGCACGCCTTCTTCGACCAGCGCGAGGCGCACGCCCGGCGCCTGGGCCTGGGCACCACGGCCTTCTGCGCCGTGCAGCGCCCCGAGGATCACCCGGCCCGGCCCACGCCCTACCGCTCGTTGCACGCCTTCTGGGCCGCGCGTGGCTACACCGAGCGCCCGGATCTGCACACCACCCTGAGCTGGCAGGACGTGGGGGAAGACCACGACACGCCCAAGCCGATGCGGTTCTGGGTCAGGCGGGGCTGA
- a CDS encoding ketosteroid isomerase-related protein yields MSPASSQTLVQRYYAAFNEGSAPDMLALLTDDVRHDINEGRAQTGLDAFRAFLARMDVHYRERAEDLVVLVSEDGTRAAAEFVIHGEYLETDEGLPEARGQRYVLPVGAFFEIRDGKIARVTNYYNLADWTRQVAGA; encoded by the coding sequence ATGAGCCCCGCCTCCTCCCAGACCCTCGTGCAACGCTATTACGCCGCCTTCAACGAAGGCTCGGCCCCGGACATGCTGGCCCTGCTGACCGACGATGTCCGCCACGACATCAACGAGGGCAGGGCGCAGACCGGCCTGGACGCTTTCCGCGCCTTCCTGGCCAGGATGGACGTCCACTACCGCGAGCGCGCCGAGGATCTGGTCGTGCTGGTCAGCGAGGACGGCACGCGCGCCGCCGCCGAGTTCGTGATCCACGGCGAGTACCTGGAGACCGACGAGGGGCTGCCCGAGGCGCGGGGACAGCGTTACGTGCTGCCGGTGGGTGCCTTCTTCGAGATCCGCGACGGAAAGATCGCCCGCGTGACCAACTACTACAACCTGGCCGACTGGACACGGCAGGTGGCCGGCGCTTGA
- the mutY gene encoding A/G-specific adenine glycosylase, which produces MTDFGAPGQTTAPHELPALRRALLEWFDASGRELPWRAGPEGGRDPYRVWVAEILLQQTQVARGLGYYERFLDAFPDVHALAAAPEAEVLKAWEGCGYYARARNLRRAAQIVAAQGFPGSSEGWLALPGVGPYTAAAISSLAHGEAKAVNDGNVRRVLSRLSAQPAPTERWVQARADALLDPARPGAWNEALMDLGATVCTPRAPRCGLCPLAAFCAARASGDPAAYPAPKVRAAVQERRAVALLIGDAQEAVLERRTGRLLGGLMGLPAEEVGAGESPRQALERLCARLHVQAGPLLGQVVHTMTHRRIVLEVVRGHALPAARLSAQPVAKAALSRLDQKALALVAQRQDSLFVL; this is translated from the coding sequence GTGACGGACTTTGGCGCGCCAGGACAGACCACGGCTCCCCATGAGCTGCCGGCCCTGCGCCGGGCCCTGCTGGAGTGGTTCGACGCCTCGGGCCGCGAGCTGCCCTGGCGCGCGGGGCCGGAGGGGGGCCGCGACCCCTACCGCGTGTGGGTGGCGGAAATCCTGCTGCAGCAGACCCAGGTGGCGCGCGGGCTGGGCTACTACGAGCGCTTTCTGGACGCCTTCCCGGACGTGCACGCCCTGGCCGCCGCGCCCGAGGCCGAGGTGCTCAAGGCCTGGGAGGGCTGCGGCTACTACGCCCGCGCCCGCAACCTGCGCCGCGCCGCCCAGATCGTGGCCGCGCAGGGCTTTCCCGGCAGCTCCGAGGGCTGGCTGGCGCTGCCGGGGGTGGGGCCGTACACCGCCGCCGCGATCTCCAGTCTGGCCCACGGCGAGGCGAAGGCCGTGAACGACGGCAACGTGCGCCGGGTGCTCTCCCGCCTGTCGGCCCAGCCGGCGCCCACAGAGCGCTGGGTGCAGGCCCGCGCCGACGCCCTGCTCGACCCGGCCCGGCCCGGTGCCTGGAACGAGGCGCTCATGGATCTCGGGGCGACCGTCTGTACCCCCAGGGCGCCCCGCTGTGGCCTGTGCCCCCTGGCCGCCTTCTGCGCGGCGCGGGCCAGCGGCGATCCGGCGGCGTACCCCGCCCCGAAGGTGCGCGCCGCCGTGCAGGAACGGCGCGCGGTGGCCCTGCTGATCGGCGACGCGCAGGAGGCGGTGCTGGAGCGGCGCACGGGCAGGCTGCTGGGCGGCCTGATGGGCCTGCCGGCCGAGGAGGTCGGGGCGGGGGAGAGCCCACGGCAGGCCCTGGAGCGGCTGTGTGCCCGGCTGCACGTGCAGGCCGGCCCGCTTCTCGGGCAGGTCGTCCACACCATGACCCACCGGCGGATCGTGCTGGAGGTCGTCCGGGGCCATGCCCTGCCCGCTGCCCGGCTGTCGGCCCAGCCCGTGGCCAAAGCCGCCCTCTCGCGGCTCGATCAGAAGGCGCTGGCCCTGGTGGCGCAGCGTCAGGACTCGCTGTTCGTCCTGTGA
- a CDS encoding isoprenyl transferase, which yields MSRKPVKAAVRTLQKTRTAARGALLWGYEQRLAREVGSHGKLPRHLGLILDGNRRFARAAGMQREVGHSFGAEKAHEVLQWCLELGIPAATIWVLSTDNASRDPEEIAHILKLLEQEARKLATDPRIHSNGVRVRAIGQHDQFPPTVLDALRELEQKTAHYQGMRLNIAVGYGGREEIVDAVKAHLQTQAQAGASLSEVAAALQPEHISAHLYTADTPDPDFIIRTSGEIRLSGFMLWQSVYSEYYFCDVYWPGFRRVDFLRALRDFQGRDRRFGK from the coding sequence ATGAGTCGCAAGCCCGTGAAAGCCGCTGTCCGTACCCTCCAGAAAACACGGACGGCCGCGCGCGGCGCCCTGCTCTGGGGCTACGAGCAGCGTCTGGCACGCGAGGTCGGCTCGCACGGCAAGCTGCCCCGGCACCTGGGCCTGATCCTGGACGGCAACCGCCGCTTCGCGCGCGCCGCCGGGATGCAGCGCGAGGTCGGCCACTCCTTCGGGGCCGAGAAGGCCCACGAGGTCTTGCAGTGGTGCCTGGAACTGGGCATTCCCGCCGCGACCATCTGGGTGCTCTCCACCGACAACGCCAGCCGCGACCCCGAGGAAATCGCGCACATCCTGAAGCTGCTGGAGCAGGAGGCGCGCAAGCTGGCCACCGATCCGCGCATCCACTCCAACGGGGTGCGGGTGCGCGCCATCGGGCAGCACGATCAGTTTCCGCCCACGGTGCTCGACGCCCTGCGGGAGCTGGAGCAGAAGACGGCGCACTACCAGGGGATGCGCCTGAACATCGCGGTGGGCTACGGCGGGCGCGAGGAGATCGTGGACGCGGTCAAGGCCCACCTGCAGACCCAGGCGCAGGCCGGGGCCAGCCTGTCCGAGGTGGCGGCGGCCCTGCAGCCCGAGCACATCAGCGCGCACCTCTACACGGCCGACACCCCCGATCCGGACTTCATCATCCGCACCAGCGGCGAGATCCGCCTCTCGGGTTTCATGCTCTGGCAGAGCGTGTACTCCGAATACTACTTCTGCGACGTGTACTGGCCGGGATTCCGCCGGGTGGACTTCCTGCGGGCGCTGCGCGACTTCCAGGGCCGCGACCGCCGCTTCGGCAAATAG
- a CDS encoding DUF11 domain-containing protein translates to MSLRPLILNALRVVAASLLLPTVAAAVGTPAGTSIVNQASGAYTEPASGLSTQVSSNVAVTTVQAVCALSVSPDGTLAQPARSVALLPGEGAVLPYTLVNAGNAPHTFALGARLEPGSTASPGLKVVLDSDQDGQAGAGEPQLSSLTLAADASAALLLVADAVQASGDAYVNLVAACPGGQSAEPDTDQNNVSQLRYGPPPEFRLSKTFTPALIRPGSETGVTISASNTGAGASREVVLSDLLEAQTSAGLSFVPGSAVASAGSLEYTTDGAVWVAAEPSPVRGVRVRVDSLAPGAALRLSFRMLAVAAAENRVIGNTATLLSGGAGLSATASADVRYLPAVAIGPLGNPQAPEGSAEDTQTRPFAAVNQPVCFDHTVKNTGDVQDAFTLSVAAPQASSTLSGAGGAPLAQPLLLEPGQSAEVRVCYQAQAGALGALVTVTGARGTSNTTRDLVAQVAGGLPELTKSAVVSTTGLDGRPEPVPAGGTVAQGDTVEYTLSVRNPYPFPLTSVVLTDAVPAHLDVVSSAPGVRSGAAGQEQVVWTLGTLAPGETRAVKLLTRVSPRAVDGESLSNTFSFSSFEVAGPLLSNEVLTPIWSAKLVVSKAVGTREVTYGDRLTYTLRISNTSLTTDVLNAVVTDTPMPGLDYLGGTSTLDGQPLADPVLSPAAGSATQPAPTATGTAMRWNVPSLKAGTTITITYQLRVTPLASGELDNVVEVSGVGAGKVNRIVASNRASAKVRFNPLKFSPTSDIVGTVFVDRNRNGLYDEGLDTPLPRARVLLAGGRQAITDPRGRYSFLNVPQGTQALRLDPGTSPYEPLHVARDGGLSGTQTVFANGLTSVDFPLAPLGGDVTALRRTTLLLSVPGGEVRVDKSVYSVPGGYLVTLRITSPQALAGAELTDPLPEGALLKDGRNTWAGTFSPGEQTLTYRFTWDGEPRLATTDPLLTWRP, encoded by the coding sequence GTGAGCCTTCGTCCTCTGATCCTCAATGCCCTGCGCGTGGTCGCGGCCAGCCTGCTCCTGCCCACGGTGGCGGCGGCGGTCGGGACGCCGGCCGGCACGTCCATCGTGAACCAGGCCAGCGGCGCCTACACCGAACCCGCAAGCGGACTGAGCACGCAGGTCAGCAGCAACGTGGCGGTCACGACCGTGCAGGCGGTCTGCGCCCTGAGCGTGTCGCCGGACGGCACGCTGGCCCAGCCGGCCCGCAGCGTGGCCCTGCTCCCCGGCGAGGGCGCCGTGCTCCCCTACACCCTGGTCAACGCCGGCAACGCGCCGCACACCTTCGCCCTGGGTGCCCGACTCGAGCCCGGCAGCACCGCCAGCCCTGGCCTGAAAGTCGTGCTGGACAGCGACCAGGATGGCCAGGCGGGTGCGGGCGAGCCCCAGCTCAGCAGCCTGACCCTGGCCGCCGACGCCTCGGCGGCGCTGCTGCTGGTGGCCGACGCGGTGCAGGCCTCCGGTGACGCCTACGTCAATCTGGTGGCCGCCTGCCCCGGCGGCCAGAGCGCGGAGCCGGACACCGACCAGAACAACGTGTCGCAGCTGCGTTACGGCCCACCGCCCGAGTTCCGGCTCAGCAAGACCTTCACGCCCGCCCTGATCCGCCCCGGCAGCGAGACCGGCGTGACCATCAGCGCCAGCAACACGGGCGCCGGCGCCAGCCGCGAGGTCGTCCTGAGCGATCTGCTGGAGGCTCAGACCTCCGCCGGACTGAGCTTCGTGCCCGGCAGCGCGGTCGCCAGCGCCGGCAGCCTGGAGTACACCACCGACGGCGCCGTCTGGGTCGCTGCGGAGCCCAGCCCGGTGCGCGGGGTGCGGGTGCGCGTGGACAGCCTCGCTCCCGGCGCGGCGCTGCGGCTCAGCTTCCGGATGCTGGCCGTGGCGGCGGCCGAGAACCGGGTCATCGGCAACACGGCGACCCTGCTCAGCGGCGGCGCCGGGCTCAGCGCCACGGCCAGCGCGGACGTGCGCTATCTGCCGGCAGTCGCCATCGGGCCGCTCGGGAATCCCCAGGCGCCTGAGGGCAGCGCCGAGGACACCCAGACCCGGCCCTTCGCCGCCGTGAACCAGCCCGTGTGCTTCGACCACACCGTGAAGAACACGGGCGACGTGCAGGACGCCTTTACCCTGAGCGTGGCGGCCCCGCAGGCCAGCTCCACGCTGAGCGGCGCGGGCGGCGCCCCGCTGGCCCAGCCCCTGCTGCTGGAGCCCGGCCAGAGTGCCGAGGTGCGCGTGTGCTACCAGGCCCAGGCCGGAGCGCTGGGCGCCCTGGTGACCGTGACCGGCGCCCGGGGCACCAGCAACACCACCCGCGACCTGGTCGCGCAGGTCGCGGGCGGACTGCCCGAGCTGACCAAGTCGGCCGTGGTCAGCACCACCGGCCTGGACGGGCGGCCCGAGCCGGTGCCGGCGGGCGGCACGGTGGCCCAGGGAGACACGGTCGAGTACACCCTGAGCGTGCGTAACCCCTACCCCTTCCCCCTGACCAGCGTGGTGCTCACCGACGCGGTGCCGGCCCATCTGGACGTGGTGAGCAGCGCGCCCGGCGTGCGCTCCGGCGCGGCCGGGCAGGAGCAGGTGGTCTGGACACTGGGCACCCTGGCGCCCGGCGAGACCCGCGCCGTGAAGCTGCTGACCCGTGTCAGCCCGCGCGCCGTGGACGGCGAGAGCCTGAGCAACACCTTCAGCTTCAGCTCCTTCGAGGTGGCCGGGCCGCTCCTCAGCAACGAGGTGCTCACGCCCATCTGGTCGGCCAAGCTGGTCGTGTCCAAGGCGGTCGGCACGCGCGAGGTCACCTACGGCGACCGCCTGACCTACACCCTGCGGATCAGCAACACCTCGCTCACCACCGACGTGCTCAACGCCGTGGTCACCGACACGCCGATGCCGGGGCTGGACTACCTGGGCGGTACCAGCACCCTGGACGGCCAGCCGCTGGCCGATCCCGTCCTCAGCCCGGCCGCTGGCTCCGCCACCCAGCCGGCCCCCACCGCGACTGGCACGGCCATGCGCTGGAACGTGCCCAGTCTGAAGGCGGGCACCACCATCACCATCACCTACCAGCTGCGGGTGACGCCGCTCGCCAGCGGTGAACTGGACAACGTCGTGGAGGTCAGCGGCGTGGGCGCCGGGAAAGTGAACCGGATCGTCGCCAGCAACCGGGCCAGCGCCAAGGTCAGGTTCAATCCGCTGAAATTCTCCCCGACCTCGGACATCGTCGGCACGGTCTTCGTCGACCGCAACCGCAACGGTCTGTACGACGAGGGGCTGGACACGCCGCTGCCGCGCGCCCGCGTGCTGCTGGCCGGGGGCCGCCAGGCCATCACGGATCCCCGTGGCCGCTACAGCTTCCTGAACGTGCCTCAGGGCACCCAGGCCCTGCGCCTCGACCCGGGCACCAGTCCCTACGAGCCCCTGCACGTCGCGCGGGACGGCGGGCTGAGCGGCACCCAGACGGTGTTCGCCAACGGCCTGACCTCCGTGGATTTCCCGCTGGCCCCGCTGGGCGGCGATGTCACGGCCCTGCGCCGCACCACCCTGCTGCTCAGCGTGCCGGGCGGCGAGGTGCGGGTGGACAAGAGCGTCTACTCGGTGCCCGGCGGCTATCTGGTCACGCTGCGGATCACGTCTCCACAGGCCCTGGCGGGCGCGGAACTGACCGACCCCCTCCCGGAGGGCGCGCTGCTGAAAGACGGCCGCAATACCTGGGCAGGTACGTTCAGCCCAGGTGAACAGACCCTCACCTACCGCTTCACCTGGGACGGCGAGCCCCGACTCGCCACGACCGACCCCCTGCTGACCTGGAGACCCTGA